In Kordiimonas pumila, a single genomic region encodes these proteins:
- a CDS encoding RNA methyltransferase, with protein sequence MSKGFLPAIVLVRPQLGENIGKTARAMLNFGLTDLRLVAPRDGWPNPDAGPSAAGAGRVIEAARVFETVEQAIADCTHVYATTVRDRDMPKPVVTPSEAAAQIHGLQKMGNQTAILFGPERSGMTNDDVALADTVLTVPVNSEYGSLNLAQAVILVAYELFKTHDTTPVHQPAHPEGLATKAEVVGLMEHLEAELTKSGFFRSKDRQDSMRRTIRNLIQNAGFCSQEVQTMRGIVKSLSRRKPE encoded by the coding sequence ATGAGCAAAGGTTTCTTGCCCGCTATCGTACTTGTAAGGCCACAACTGGGCGAAAATATTGGTAAGACAGCACGGGCTATGTTGAATTTTGGTTTAACTGACCTTCGGCTTGTAGCCCCGAGAGATGGTTGGCCAAACCCTGATGCAGGCCCGTCTGCAGCTGGCGCGGGGCGTGTGATTGAGGCGGCGCGTGTATTTGAAACTGTTGAACAGGCCATTGCTGATTGCACGCACGTTTATGCTACAACAGTGAGAGACAGGGATATGCCTAAGCCGGTTGTGACGCCGTCTGAGGCCGCTGCACAAATCCACGGCCTTCAGAAAATGGGCAATCAGACCGCTATACTGTTTGGGCCAGAGCGGTCTGGCATGACAAATGATGATGTTGCTCTTGCAGATACGGTTTTAACGGTGCCAGTTAATTCTGAATATGGTAGCTTGAACTTGGCGCAGGCCGTGATACTGGTTGCATATGAGCTCTTTAAAACACATGATACTACACCTGTGCATCAGCCTGCACACCCAGAAGGACTGGCCACAAAAGCAGAAGTGGTCGGACTTATGGAGCACCTTGAGGCTGAATTAACAAAGTCTGGTTTTTTTAGAAGTAAAGACAGACAGGATAGTATGCGTCGAACCATCAGAAACTTAATCCAAAATGCGGGTTTCTGTTCACAGGAAGTTCAGACTATGCGGGGTATTGTAAAATCATTATCGCGGCGAAAGCCTGAATAG
- a CDS encoding C-type lectin domain-containing protein, whose protein sequence is MFFSGLLIAAAMMFQTDIDDTGTAVARPMGNAILEPDTGSYYQVFEFYGRPPYTWEHANRMVKGYHYQGREGRLAEVKSGNTHYFLLVNFPDIRTNPMWIGLHVECNETAEIKWQDGSSLSEQSFRAWNDGTPKNISRTCREHKESGMILPVFYQAHELGVRWEVAQEKANMKYMMVEFPVPTEAEQEKTDTAKP, encoded by the coding sequence ATGTTTTTCTCGGGACTGCTAATTGCTGCGGCCATGATGTTTCAAACAGATATTGATGATACTGGGACGGCCGTTGCGCGCCCGATGGGCAATGCTATTTTGGAACCGGACACTGGCAGTTATTATCAGGTTTTTGAGTTTTATGGTAGGCCCCCGTACACATGGGAGCATGCTAACCGTATGGTGAAAGGGTATCACTACCAAGGGCGAGAAGGACGATTAGCAGAAGTAAAATCAGGTAATACCCATTATTTTTTACTGGTTAATTTTCCAGATATCAGAACAAATCCTATGTGGATTGGCCTTCATGTTGAATGTAACGAAACTGCCGAGATTAAATGGCAGGATGGAAGTAGCCTTTCTGAGCAATCGTTCAGGGCATGGAATGACGGGACACCCAAAAATATTAGCCGTACCTGCCGCGAACATAAAGAAAGCGGTATGATACTACCGGTATTTTATCAGGCGCATGAACTTGGTGTGCGGTGGGAAGTGGCACAAGAAAAAGCTAATATGAAGTATATGATGGTAGAGTTTCCTGTGCCGACTGAAGCAGAGCAAGAAAAGACTGATACAGCAAAGCCGTGA